A DNA window from Sphingopyxis macrogoltabida contains the following coding sequences:
- the galU gene encoding UTP--glucose-1-phosphate uridylyltransferase GalU — MKPIRKAVFPVAGLGTRFLPATKAIPKEMLPVVDRPLIQYAVDEAREAGIEQMIFVTGRGKSAIEDHFDIAFELEKTMSERGKDLSVLEPTRLGPGNCAYVRQQEPMGLGHAIWCARDIVGDEPFAIFLPDEFMHGSPGCMKQMVDAYHRVGGNLISVLEVPRAQVSSYGVIAPGKADGALTEVTGLVEKPAVADAPSNLIISGRYILQPEVMRVLERQEKGAGGEIQLTDAMATMIGKQPFHAVTFDGTRYDCGSKAGYIQANLAVALTRPDMAADVRAFAVDLLK, encoded by the coding sequence ATGAAGCCGATCCGCAAAGCCGTCTTTCCCGTCGCCGGTCTCGGCACGCGATTCCTGCCCGCGACCAAGGCGATCCCGAAGGAAATGCTGCCCGTCGTCGACCGGCCGCTGATCCAATATGCGGTCGACGAAGCGCGCGAGGCGGGGATCGAGCAGATGATCTTCGTCACCGGCCGCGGCAAGAGCGCGATCGAGGATCATTTCGATATCGCGTTCGAACTCGAAAAGACGATGTCCGAACGCGGCAAGGATCTGTCGGTGCTCGAACCGACCCGCCTCGGCCCCGGCAATTGCGCCTATGTCCGGCAACAGGAACCGATGGGGCTCGGCCATGCCATCTGGTGCGCGCGCGACATCGTCGGCGACGAACCCTTTGCGATCTTTCTGCCCGACGAATTCATGCACGGCTCGCCCGGCTGCATGAAACAGATGGTCGACGCCTACCATCGCGTCGGCGGCAACCTGATCTCGGTGCTCGAAGTGCCGCGCGCGCAAGTCTCGAGCTACGGCGTCATCGCCCCCGGCAAGGCCGACGGCGCGCTGACCGAAGTCACCGGACTCGTCGAAAAGCCCGCAGTCGCCGACGCGCCGTCGAACCTCATCATCTCGGGCCGCTATATCCTCCAGCCCGAAGTGATGCGCGTGCTCGAACGGCAGGAAAAGGGCGCCGGCGGCGAAATCCAGCTCACCGACGCGATGGCGACGATGATCGGCAAGCAGCCCTTCCACGCCGTGACCTTCGACGGCACGCGCTATGACTGCGGGTCGAAGGCGGGCTATATTCAGGCCAATCTGGCCGTCGCGCTCACGCGGCCCGACATGGCGGCCGACGTCCGCGCCTTCGCCGTCGACCTGCTGAAATAG